The following proteins are co-located in the Marinomonas profundi genome:
- a CDS encoding heparan-alpha-glucosaminide N-acetyltransferase has protein sequence MSIGMMAELPLNDSPWISMQTLPIYEPVKRSAFLDVYRGSAVLLMMIFHLCWDLRHFGFIEFDVYSPFWLSFRSLILTLFLSAVGWSTYISLNKTPHAFFSFWQRDIKLLISAGAISLATYLAMPNQWIYFGILHFIFVASLIIRPMAKWPIACALVGGIIMVIYHLTHWLQFPNAFATITHYIPLPERTLDIVFPFPWIGVVFIGPLLGYLNWHKCPTPNNLAISILAFMGRHALPIYLSHQLILFALVAAFKMLLMAFS, from the coding sequence ATGAGTATCGGTATGATGGCCGAGCTTCCACTTAATGACTCTCCTTGGATTTCAATGCAAACTTTACCTATTTATGAGCCCGTCAAACGCAGTGCATTTTTAGATGTTTATCGTGGCTCCGCTGTATTGTTAATGATGATATTCCATTTATGCTGGGACTTACGGCATTTTGGCTTTATCGAATTCGATGTTTACAGCCCTTTTTGGCTGTCTTTTCGCAGCCTTATTCTCACCCTGTTTCTCAGTGCCGTCGGCTGGTCTACTTATATCAGCCTAAACAAAACACCGCATGCGTTTTTTTCATTTTGGCAACGCGACATCAAGCTGCTCATTTCCGCTGGCGCCATTTCACTGGCCACTTACCTCGCCATGCCGAATCAATGGATTTATTTCGGCATTCTGCATTTTATTTTTGTCGCCTCGCTGATCATCAGACCCATGGCAAAATGGCCAATCGCTTGCGCCTTAGTCGGTGGCATTATCATGGTGATTTATCACCTCACCCACTGGCTACAGTTTCCTAATGCTTTCGCAACCATTACCCACTATATCCCGCTGCCAGAAAGAACGCTGGATATTGTCTTTCCTTTCCCATGGATAGGCGTGGTTTTTATCGGCCCTTTGCTCGGCTATCTGAATTGGCATAAATGCCCGACTCCAAATAACCTTGCTATCTCTATTTTGGCTTTTATGGGTCGCCATGCTCTGCCGATTTATCTGAGTCACCAACTTATTTTATTTGCTCTGGTTGCTGCGTTCAAAATGCTGCTTATGGCTTTTTCTTGA
- a CDS encoding alpha-ketoglutarate-dependent dioxygenase AlkB family protein has translation MFGRHVLVPRQVAFVADLGVCYRYSGKDHYGAGWPDWLLAIKEEAERLAKQPFNALLLNWYQDGEEYMGWHADDEKALGPAPVVAMLSLGAQRPFVFRLKANHQIKHSVALEDQSWLIMSASTQVLWQHSLPVRKRIKEQRISLTFRLLL, from the coding sequence ATGTTTGGTCGTCATGTGTTAGTGCCGCGACAAGTGGCGTTTGTGGCCGATCTTGGTGTGTGCTATCGCTACTCAGGAAAAGATCACTATGGTGCGGGTTGGCCTGATTGGTTACTGGCGATCAAGGAGGAAGCGGAACGTCTTGCCAAGCAGCCTTTTAATGCGCTGTTGTTGAACTGGTATCAAGATGGTGAGGAGTACATGGGTTGGCACGCCGATGACGAAAAAGCGTTAGGCCCAGCACCTGTGGTGGCGATGTTGAGCCTAGGTGCACAGAGACCTTTTGTGTTTCGTCTAAAAGCCAATCATCAGATCAAGCACAGCGTGGCGTTAGAAGATCAAAGTTGGCTGATCATGTCGGCTTCAACTCAAGTATTGTGGCAACACTCTTTGCCGGTGCGAAAACGCATCAAAGAGCAGCGAATCAGTTTAACCTTTCGGCTGCTTCTTTGA
- the pdxH gene encoding pyridoxamine 5'-phosphate oxidase, whose product MNRDLHSIRRDYQFDGLLEEHAGNDPLALFDTWLEKAIEASPDDPTAMVLSTVDSDGWPHSRVVLLKQRNDSGFSFFTNYDSEKGQQLALNNKASMTFFWPALSRQVRIEGTVEKVARDVSESYFASRPRGSQLAARTSKQSAIIANREVLQAAFNEEEQAFHEQEVPCPENWGGYVLKPKFIEFWQGRPSRLHDRICFTQQDSDWLRTRKAP is encoded by the coding sequence ATGAATCGAGACCTTCATTCTATTCGCCGCGACTATCAATTCGACGGACTCCTAGAAGAGCACGCAGGAAATGACCCACTTGCCCTGTTTGATACTTGGCTCGAAAAAGCCATAGAAGCCAGCCCTGATGACCCAACTGCCATGGTATTGAGCACGGTCGATAGTGATGGCTGGCCTCACTCACGCGTGGTGTTGTTAAAACAACGCAACGACTCTGGCTTTTCCTTTTTCACCAACTACGACAGTGAAAAAGGCCAACAACTTGCCCTGAACAATAAGGCCAGTATGACTTTTTTCTGGCCCGCTTTGTCTCGCCAAGTTCGCATTGAAGGGACGGTTGAAAAAGTTGCTCGCGATGTTTCTGAAAGCTATTTTGCCAGCCGTCCACGCGGCAGCCAGCTCGCGGCCAGAACATCGAAACAAAGCGCCATTATTGCCAATCGTGAAGTATTACAAGCAGCCTTTAACGAAGAAGAGCAAGCCTTTCACGAGCAAGAAGTGCCTTGCCCAGAAAACTGGGGCGGCTATGTGCTAAAGCCTAAGTTTATTGAATTTTGGCAAGGCAGACCAAGCCGACTGCATGATCGAATCTGCTTCACACAGCAAGACAGCGATTGGTTAAGAACACGCAAGGCCCCTTAA
- the coq7 gene encoding 2-polyprenyl-3-methyl-6-methoxy-1,4-benzoquinone monooxygenase, translated as MISFLDNAVLQFDRALQTLIPHAAKAQRPSPANALKEAELNTHERKHAAGLMRINHTGEVCAQALYAGQATTAKLPAVREEMQHSADEEIDHLVWCEQRLYDLGSRPSLLNPLFYSASFIIGAGAGLISDKLSLGFVAATEDQVCLHLGKHMTQLPAQDEKSKAVLAQMYIDEAKHKAMALDAGGYEFPPPIMAIMTQVSKIMTTSTYRI; from the coding sequence ATGATCTCTTTTTTAGACAATGCCGTATTACAATTTGATCGAGCGTTACAAACCTTGATTCCTCATGCGGCGAAGGCACAGCGCCCTTCCCCGGCAAACGCCTTAAAGGAAGCGGAATTAAACACCCATGAACGCAAACACGCGGCGGGGTTGATGCGAATCAATCACACTGGGGAAGTCTGTGCCCAAGCACTTTATGCAGGGCAAGCCACTACCGCAAAGCTCCCCGCAGTGCGTGAAGAAATGCAACACTCGGCTGACGAAGAAATAGATCATCTGGTATGGTGCGAGCAAAGGTTATACGACCTTGGCAGCAGACCCAGTCTTTTAAACCCTCTGTTTTATAGCGCGTCTTTTATTATTGGCGCGGGGGCGGGATTAATCAGTGACAAATTAAGTTTAGGCTTCGTGGCGGCCACGGAAGACCAAGTCTGCTTACACCTTGGTAAACACATGACGCAACTACCAGCACAGGATGAAAAAAGCAAAGCCGTTTTGGCTCAAATGTATATTGATGAAGCCAAACACAAAGCCATGGCGTTGGACGCTGGCGGATACGAGTTTCCACCCCCTATTATGGCGATTATGACCCAAGTATCCAAAATCATGACCACCTCAACTTACCGGATTTAA
- a CDS encoding histidine triad nucleotide-binding protein, with translation MDCLFCKIIKGDIPATILYEDDEVIAFEDIMPQAPTHFLVIPKRHISTLNDLTDAEASVVGKLPITAAKVAKEKGISEAGYRVVMNCNEMGGQTVYHIHMHVLGGRAMTWPPG, from the coding sequence ATGGACTGTTTATTCTGCAAGATAATAAAAGGTGACATTCCGGCCACCATTTTATATGAAGACGATGAGGTGATTGCGTTTGAAGACATCATGCCGCAAGCGCCGACACATTTTCTGGTCATTCCTAAGCGTCATATTAGTACCCTAAACGACCTCACTGACGCCGAGGCTTCCGTGGTTGGAAAATTGCCTATTACCGCCGCAAAAGTAGCTAAAGAAAAAGGCATCAGCGAGGCGGGCTACCGAGTTGTGATGAACTGCAACGAAATGGGCGGACAAACTGTCTATCACATTCACATGCATGTATTGGGTGGCCGCGCGATGACATGGCCGCCAGGTTAA
- a CDS encoding 7TMR-DISM family protein, translated as MFYQLILLFLLSISNSALGSGTIAIIGDTNSVFNIGKSGAYFIDEEQNLSLSTIMSDDYAKRFRPINKDYLQFGLVKGNVWIRSDVAIRVTDNMPVLLEISAPRLQYLDIYLPNLYENQIQAELGDARPYNNRPIKSANYVFSIPPNAPPVFSLYIKLSSHLPINAGIEIKTLSQMSIDAQQDSVTTGLLVGVLVTLFISNIFFFIKTSHPMYLIYGGLLIGIGTLHLSLHGLMSPFFPNTIGIQERIYNFAALSCLCAIVLFSRLYLDTKKYLPKMDAALIATGAICALFAVIFTFSPDSLNIAVLSVISASTLILLTLHAVLAFVKEVPFSGYYLIARLILFTGYFTWLLSVYGVIPSELLFQWGLTLTIIIEAMIHFIGMIVQTTPLLKKHIHTLNSSQTETFDLLFDLSSRLRRQVNIISGSLTHLEQAAVSNDTRQFITSSLTAKSNIQNLIERIDLLSDIKSGTLPEQHAPISLYLLLNNAHHNIQRLDQDNASIELNVEKTEHIEVLQDAITLQNLIESILQEFKHFTDQTLTLEAACHEASRDGITLLDLNCFPIPTRIHNSQMEFDLGINYIHLLVQSLNGKIHLSDDAHQRRLTIQIPIRAHVRHTNIDTTKQGHFDIILFGQKDDDLQNTFTLLQSYPNKIEHFTRLEHLLEYLDLPEKRKCGSIILMFDNGGHILHISQQKLLPLMRIEDQCLLISNDVRMSHDYAKKLGFDELLSSAELESQLGPQISRLIQKGDRLKNSALSRINPLRKRP; from the coding sequence TTGTTTTATCAATTAATTTTACTATTTTTACTCAGCATCTCCAACTCTGCGTTGGGCTCAGGCACTATTGCGATCATTGGCGACACAAATAGTGTTTTCAATATTGGTAAAAGTGGCGCCTACTTTATTGATGAGGAACAAAACCTTTCACTCAGTACCATCATGTCGGATGACTACGCAAAGCGCTTTCGCCCTATCAACAAGGACTACTTACAGTTTGGCTTGGTCAAAGGTAACGTGTGGATTCGCAGCGATGTTGCGATAAGAGTCACCGACAACATGCCCGTTTTACTGGAAATAAGCGCCCCTAGACTGCAATATTTAGACATTTATTTACCCAATCTGTATGAAAATCAAATTCAAGCAGAGTTAGGTGACGCCAGACCTTACAACAATAGACCCATAAAATCGGCGAATTATGTCTTCTCAATTCCCCCTAATGCGCCACCCGTTTTCAGTCTGTATATTAAATTATCTTCCCATCTACCTATTAACGCTGGAATTGAAATTAAAACGCTGTCACAAATGAGCATCGACGCCCAACAAGATTCAGTCACAACTGGGCTTCTCGTTGGAGTCTTGGTGACACTTTTTATCAGTAACATTTTCTTTTTCATTAAAACATCTCACCCCATGTACCTCATATACGGCGGTTTGCTCATCGGTATAGGCACGTTACACCTTTCCTTACACGGGTTAATGTCTCCCTTTTTTCCCAATACTATAGGCATCCAAGAGCGTATTTATAACTTTGCGGCCTTATCCTGCTTATGCGCCATTGTGCTATTTTCTAGACTGTATTTAGACACTAAAAAGTACCTACCCAAAATGGATGCGGCACTCATAGCAACAGGGGCTATCTGTGCGCTTTTTGCTGTTATTTTCACCTTCTCACCAGACAGCCTGAACATTGCTGTGCTCTCCGTCATCAGTGCGAGCACGCTCATTTTATTAACCTTGCATGCGGTGCTTGCTTTTGTCAAAGAAGTGCCCTTCTCTGGTTATTATTTGATTGCGAGGCTGATACTGTTTACCGGTTACTTTACTTGGCTATTGTCTGTATACGGCGTTATTCCGAGCGAGCTTTTATTCCAATGGGGGTTAACGCTCACCATTATTATTGAAGCGATGATCCATTTTATTGGCATGATAGTGCAAACCACGCCCTTGCTGAAAAAACACATTCATACACTCAACTCGTCTCAAACTGAAACCTTTGATCTTCTGTTTGATCTATCCAGCCGCCTGCGTCGTCAGGTAAACATCATCTCTGGCAGCCTCACCCACCTCGAGCAAGCTGCGGTGTCAAACGACACCAGACAGTTCATTACCAGTAGCCTTACCGCCAAAAGCAATATCCAAAATCTCATCGAAAGAATCGACCTACTCAGCGATATAAAAAGCGGCACGCTACCAGAGCAACACGCCCCCATTTCCCTTTATCTACTGTTAAACAACGCCCATCACAATATCCAGCGCTTGGACCAAGACAACGCCTCTATTGAATTAAACGTCGAGAAAACAGAGCACATTGAAGTGTTACAAGATGCCATCACATTACAAAACTTAATAGAATCTATCTTGCAAGAATTCAAACATTTCACCGATCAAACACTCACCCTTGAGGCCGCGTGTCATGAAGCATCAAGAGACGGCATCACCTTGCTTGATTTGAACTGTTTTCCGATTCCAACACGAATACACAACAGCCAGATGGAGTTTGACCTTGGCATCAACTACATCCACCTTCTCGTTCAATCTCTGAATGGAAAAATCCACTTGTCAGACGACGCTCATCAACGCCGCCTTACAATACAGATTCCGATCCGTGCTCATGTGCGCCATACAAATATCGACACCACTAAGCAAGGTCACTTCGACATCATATTATTTGGTCAAAAAGATGACGATTTACAAAACACCTTCACACTGCTGCAAAGTTATCCCAACAAAATAGAGCACTTCACCCGATTGGAGCATCTCTTAGAGTATTTGGACTTACCCGAAAAAAGAAAATGCGGCTCCATCATCTTGATGTTTGATAACGGCGGTCATATCCTTCACATCAGCCAACAAAAGCTACTACCTTTAATGCGTATTGAAGACCAATGCTTGCTAATCAGTAACGATGTTAGAATGTCCCATGATTACGCCAAAAAACTTGGCTTTGATGAGCTACTGTCCAGCGCCGAATTAGAAAGCCAGCTTGGCCCACAAATTTCGCGCCTAATCCAAAAAGGAGACAGACTCAAAAATAGCGCCTTGTCACGGATCAACCCTTTGCGTAAAAGACCTTGA
- the purD gene encoding phosphoribosylamine--glycine ligase: protein MKVLIIGNGGREHALAWKTAESSQVEKVFVAPGNAGSATEHKVENVNIGVTDIAALVAFAKRENIDLTIVGPEAPLVIGVVDAFEKEGLAIFGPTAAAAQLEGSKAFTKDFLARHNIPTAAYGNFTEIEPAVAYIKQHGAPIVVKADGLAAGKGVILAQTEAEAIEAVEDMLQGNAFGDAGSRVVIEEFLVGEEASFICMVDGETVLPMATSQDHKARDNGDKGPNTGGMGAYSPAPVVTPEIHDRIMNEVIMPTVKGMNSEGNRYRGFLYAGVMIAPDGTPKTLEYNCRFGDPETQPIMMRLRSDLAQMCLAGINGKLDTIEADWDPRASLGVVLAAGGYPADYPKSDVISGLDTVLPEGQKVFQAGTTLKDGQVVTNGGRVLCAVALGDTVAQAQAAAYEVVKTLSWDKVYFRTDIGHRAIAREQQ from the coding sequence ATGAAAGTACTAATTATTGGTAATGGCGGTCGTGAACATGCTTTAGCATGGAAAACGGCTGAATCCAGCCAAGTCGAAAAAGTTTTCGTTGCTCCAGGTAACGCCGGTTCAGCAACCGAGCACAAAGTCGAAAACGTTAACATCGGCGTCACCGATATCGCCGCTCTTGTCGCTTTTGCAAAACGCGAAAATATTGACCTAACCATTGTTGGCCCAGAAGCGCCATTGGTGATTGGTGTGGTAGACGCGTTTGAAAAAGAAGGCTTAGCTATCTTTGGTCCAACGGCAGCGGCCGCGCAACTAGAAGGCTCTAAAGCCTTCACCAAGGATTTCTTAGCACGCCATAATATCCCAACGGCGGCTTACGGCAACTTCACCGAGATTGAACCTGCTGTCGCTTACATCAAGCAGCATGGCGCTCCAATCGTGGTAAAAGCCGACGGTCTCGCCGCTGGTAAAGGCGTTATCTTGGCACAAACCGAAGCGGAAGCGATTGAAGCCGTTGAAGACATGCTGCAAGGCAATGCATTTGGCGATGCCGGTAGCCGTGTTGTTATCGAAGAGTTCTTAGTCGGTGAAGAAGCCAGCTTTATTTGCATGGTAGACGGCGAAACGGTACTGCCGATGGCCACCAGCCAAGACCACAAAGCCCGTGATAATGGCGACAAAGGCCCAAACACTGGCGGCATGGGCGCGTATTCGCCCGCCCCTGTTGTAACGCCAGAAATCCATGATCGCATTATGAATGAAGTCATTATGCCAACGGTGAAAGGCATGAACTCGGAAGGCAATCGCTACCGTGGCTTCCTATACGCGGGCGTGATGATTGCACCCGATGGCACACCAAAAACACTAGAATATAACTGTCGCTTTGGTGATCCAGAAACCCAGCCTATCATGATGCGTTTGCGTTCTGATTTGGCACAAATGTGTTTAGCAGGCATTAATGGCAAGCTAGACACCATTGAAGCCGATTGGGACCCTCGCGCCAGCTTAGGCGTGGTTCTGGCCGCTGGCGGCTACCCTGCTGATTACCCGAAAAGCGATGTGATTTCTGGTTTAGACACTGTGCTACCTGAAGGCCAGAAGGTCTTTCAAGCGGGCACCACATTAAAAGATGGCCAAGTAGTAACCAACGGCGGTCGTGTCCTTTGTGCTGTCGCCCTTGGCGATACCGTGGCACAAGCCCAAGCCGCGGCTTACGAGGTGGTTAAAACACTGTCTTGGGATAAGGTTTACTTCCGCACCGACATTGGCCACCGCGCCATTGCTCGTGAGCAACAGTAA
- the purH gene encoding bifunctional phosphoribosylaminoimidazolecarboxamide formyltransferase/IMP cyclohydrolase produces MANQNTVTPIKRALISVSDKTGIVEFARELTAQGVEILSTGGTYRLLLDSNVTATEVSDYTGFPEMMDGRVKTLHPKVHGGILGRRDIDGAIMKEHGIEEIDMVVVNLYPFEATIERPDCDLPMAIENIDIGGPTMVRSAAKNHKDVAIVVSPSNYEGILASLKADGGLTFEQRFDLAVKAFEHTSHYDGAIANFLGKKVDGGSEDFARTFNLQFNKQEEMRYGENPHQKAAFYVEANPKEASISTAKQIQGKALSYNNIADTDAALECVKSFDKPACVIVKHANPCGVATATTQFEAYDLAFKTDPTSAFGGIIAFNQELDAKTAQAIVERQFVEVIIAPSVSKAAADIVATKQNVRLLECGQWAKDKPAALDYKRVNGGLLVQDRDDGVITLDDLKIVSKRQPSEAELKDLLFAWKVAKFVKSNAIVYAKAEQTIGVGAGQMSRVYSAKIAGIKAADENLEVVGSVMASDAFFPFRDGIDAAAQAGITAVIQPGGSMRDEEVIAAADEAGMAMVFTGMRHFRH; encoded by the coding sequence ATGGCAAATCAAAATACCGTAACTCCAATCAAACGAGCGTTAATCAGTGTTTCCGACAAAACAGGCATTGTCGAATTCGCACGTGAACTGACCGCGCAAGGCGTTGAAATTCTTTCAACGGGTGGTACTTACCGTCTTTTATTGGACAGCAACGTGACAGCAACGGAAGTGTCTGACTACACTGGCTTCCCAGAAATGATGGATGGCCGTGTAAAAACCCTACACCCAAAAGTGCACGGTGGCATTCTTGGTCGTCGTGATATCGACGGCGCCATCATGAAAGAACACGGCATCGAAGAAATCGACATGGTGGTAGTAAACCTTTACCCATTCGAAGCGACTATTGAACGTCCTGATTGCGATTTACCAATGGCGATTGAAAACATCGACATCGGCGGCCCAACCATGGTGCGTTCTGCCGCGAAAAACCACAAAGACGTGGCTATCGTGGTTTCTCCTTCTAATTACGAAGGCATCTTGGCGTCTCTTAAAGCCGATGGCGGTTTAACCTTCGAACAACGTTTCGACCTTGCGGTAAAAGCCTTCGAACACACTTCTCACTATGACGGTGCGATTGCTAACTTCCTCGGCAAAAAAGTAGACGGCGGCAGCGAAGACTTCGCTCGTACCTTTAATCTACAATTCAACAAGCAAGAAGAAATGCGCTACGGTGAGAACCCACACCAGAAAGCCGCGTTCTACGTTGAAGCCAACCCTAAAGAAGCGTCTATTAGTACCGCGAAACAAATCCAAGGTAAGGCACTGTCTTACAACAACATCGCCGATACCGATGCCGCTCTTGAATGCGTAAAAAGCTTTGATAAACCAGCTTGCGTTATCGTTAAACACGCTAACCCTTGTGGCGTGGCAACCGCGACTACGCAATTTGAAGCTTACGATCTTGCTTTCAAAACAGACCCAACGTCTGCCTTTGGTGGCATTATTGCCTTCAACCAAGAACTCGACGCTAAAACAGCCCAAGCGATTGTCGAGCGTCAATTCGTTGAGGTCATCATTGCCCCAAGCGTGAGCAAAGCAGCCGCTGACATCGTGGCGACAAAGCAAAATGTTCGTTTGCTAGAATGCGGCCAATGGGCAAAAGACAAGCCCGCTGCGCTAGACTACAAACGCGTTAACGGCGGCCTATTGGTTCAAGACCGTGACGATGGCGTTATTACTTTAGACGACCTTAAAATTGTCTCTAAGCGCCAGCCTAGCGAAGCCGAGCTAAAAGACTTATTGTTTGCTTGGAAAGTGGCGAAATTTGTAAAATCCAATGCCATTGTGTATGCCAAAGCAGAACAAACCATTGGGGTTGGCGCAGGCCAAATGAGCCGCGTTTACAGCGCTAAAATCGCCGGCATTAAAGCCGCTGACGAGAACCTAGAAGTGGTTGGTTCTGTTATGGCCTCCGATGCATTTTTCCCATTCCGTGATGGTATCGATGCAGCGGCACAAGCGGGCATTACCGCGGTTATTCAGCCAGGTGGCTCTATGCGTGATGAAGAAGTGATTGCCGCCGCTGACGAAGCTGGCATGGCAATGGTCTTCACTGGTATGCGCCACTTCCGTCATTAA
- the fis gene encoding DNA-binding transcriptional regulator Fis, with the protein MVEQTHTHTFQAASSEQSQTLRDNVEKALQNYFAHLDGQPITDLYQLVLAEVEAPLLESVMSYTKDNQTKASTILGLNRGTLRKKLKQYGML; encoded by the coding sequence GTGGTAGAACAAACTCATACTCATACGTTTCAAGCCGCTTCTTCAGAGCAGTCACAAACCCTACGTGACAATGTTGAAAAAGCCCTACAAAACTATTTCGCTCATCTTGATGGGCAGCCAATAACAGACTTATATCAGTTAGTCTTAGCCGAGGTTGAGGCGCCTTTGCTAGAGTCTGTCATGAGCTACACAAAGGATAACCAAACCAAAGCATCCACTATCCTTGGGTTAAACCGAGGCACACTTCGCAAGAAGTTGAAGCAATACGGCATGCTATAA
- the dusB gene encoding tRNA dihydrouridine synthase DusB has product MAFAIGPYCVDKPVILAPMAGVTDLPFRRLCHDQGAGLVVSEMVTSDVRLWNSTKSRHRLIHDMEVSPRSVQIAGGDPQMMAQAAQQNVELGAQIIDINMGCPAKKVCNKAAGSALLKDETLVRDILESVVNSVSVPVTLKIRTGWSLDQKNGLAIAKMAEDIGIQALAIHGRTRECKFQGQVEYDTIAEIKHHLRIPIFANGDIKDAQSAKFVKDYTQADGIMIGRAAQGRPWIFREINHYLETNELLAPPSLSEVRQLVINHVNALHQFYGDYLGVRIARKHVGWYLQTLADKTQFRSLFNRIDNTHEQLDKLQEFFVCQ; this is encoded by the coding sequence ATGGCATTTGCTATTGGCCCGTATTGCGTTGACAAACCTGTTATTCTTGCCCCTATGGCTGGCGTAACCGATTTGCCTTTTCGCCGCCTTTGTCATGATCAAGGTGCAGGCTTAGTCGTATCAGAAATGGTCACGTCTGATGTTCGCCTGTGGAACTCGACAAAAAGCCGTCATCGTTTAATTCACGATATGGAAGTCTCGCCGAGATCCGTTCAAATTGCGGGTGGTGACCCTCAAATGATGGCGCAAGCGGCTCAACAGAATGTTGAACTAGGCGCACAAATCATTGATATCAACATGGGGTGCCCCGCTAAAAAAGTATGCAACAAAGCGGCAGGCTCTGCATTACTGAAAGATGAAACACTGGTTCGAGACATACTGGAGTCTGTTGTAAATAGTGTTTCTGTTCCAGTCACGCTAAAGATTCGCACTGGATGGAGTCTGGATCAGAAAAACGGTTTGGCGATTGCCAAAATGGCGGAAGACATCGGCATTCAAGCACTGGCAATCCACGGACGAACGCGAGAATGCAAATTCCAAGGACAAGTTGAATACGACACGATTGCAGAGATTAAGCATCATTTACGCATTCCTATTTTTGCGAATGGGGATATTAAAGACGCGCAATCCGCAAAATTCGTGAAAGATTACACCCAGGCAGATGGCATCATGATTGGTCGAGCTGCCCAAGGAAGGCCGTGGATTTTTCGCGAAATAAATCACTATTTAGAAACAAACGAATTGTTAGCACCTCCCTCTTTATCAGAGGTGAGACAGCTGGTTATTAACCATGTAAACGCCTTGCACCAGTTTTACGGTGATTACTTAGGCGTGCGTATTGCACGCAAGCACGTTGGTTGGTACCTGCAGACGTTAGCGGATAAAACACAATTTCGCAGCCTGTTTAATCGTATTGATAATACGCACGAACAGCTTGATAAATTGCAAGAGTTCTTTGTTTGCCAATAG